One window of Mycoplasmopsis gallopavonis genomic DNA carries:
- the trpS gene encoding tryptophan--tRNA ligase has product MKKRLVSGIKPTGDLTLGNYIGALKNFVKMQQEYDSYLFVADLHALTTGSVDPKELKKARYEIVAMYLACGLDPEKTTIFFQSDLTEHSEAQWLMTSEVSLGELNRMTQFKDKAQKVTKQENGTEKIPAGLLMYPVLMAADILIYNADVVPVGEDQKQHLELTKTIANRLNKNYKTNFKIPQGIVPPVGARIKSLTNPEVKMSKSEKSAKSTIYLHDDPEAAYKKILKAVTDSENKVYISENKPGILNLLHIYAALTNQTLEQVEAKFKNSNYGEFKHEVGLVVKNELTKIQTKYNEIQPLVAKVVEQGKIKAQAICKPIVQELKQKMGFN; this is encoded by the coding sequence ATGAAAAAAAGATTAGTAAGTGGAATTAAACCTACTGGTGATCTTACACTTGGAAATTATATTGGTGCTCTTAAAAATTTTGTTAAAATGCAGCAAGAATATGATTCATATTTATTTGTTGCTGACTTACACGCTTTAACAACTGGATCTGTTGATCCTAAGGAGCTAAAAAAAGCAAGATACGAAATTGTTGCAATGTATTTAGCTTGTGGCTTAGATCCTGAAAAAACTACAATTTTCTTTCAAAGCGATTTAACAGAGCACTCAGAAGCACAATGATTAATGACTAGCGAAGTGTCATTAGGTGAATTAAATAGAATGACCCAATTTAAGGATAAGGCTCAAAAAGTCACGAAACAAGAAAATGGAACTGAAAAAATTCCTGCCGGATTATTGATGTATCCAGTTTTAATGGCTGCTGATATTTTAATTTATAATGCAGATGTTGTTCCTGTTGGAGAAGACCAAAAACAACACTTAGAATTAACAAAAACAATTGCAAATCGACTTAATAAAAACTATAAAACAAACTTTAAAATCCCACAAGGAATTGTTCCACCAGTTGGGGCAAGAATTAAATCTTTAACTAATCCTGAAGTTAAAATGTCAAAAAGTGAAAAAAGTGCAAAATCGACAATTTATTTACACGATGATCCAGAAGCTGCTTACAAAAAAATTCTAAAAGCAGTTACTGATTCTGAAAATAAAGTTTATATATCAGAAAATAAACCTGGAATTTTAAACTTATTACATATTTATGCAGCTTTAACTAACCAAACCTTAGAACAAGTTGAAGCAAAATTTAAAAATTCAAATTATGGAGAATTTAAGCACGAAGTAGGATTAGTTGTAAAAAATGAACTAACCAAAATTCAAACTAAATATAACGAAATTCAACCATTGGTTGCAAAAGTTGTTGAACAAGGAAAAATTAAAGCACAAGCAATTTGTAAACCTATTGTTCAAGAACTTAAACAAAAAATGGGTTTTAATTAA
- the thrS gene encoding threonine--tRNA ligase produces MKANKHLNHTTSHLLGAAVSRLYPGVKLGFGPATEEGFYYDFEFVEPLSDTELPKIEKEMKRLASRNLVMKKVSIDQYDFENKPYKKELYDELVAKGETITFYALVDPLSNETIFVDLCAGGHVEDTKHIKNFKLLNLAGAYWRGNSDNIQLTRIYGTSWESKEELASYLEILKDRKERDHRKIGKEMKLFTFNKLGGQGFPFWLEDGMYIHNEIRNLVLKMDRKYGFTEVLTPHFGEEELYKISGHLAHYKDDMFKPILVENERLIPRPMTCPHHIICYNTEKRSYRDLPIRYSEQSQLYRYEKSGALTGLERVRGMLLTEGHLFVRKDQIAQEFKHMYNQVKETLEAFKIEISYVSLSLRDPEDKEKYYEDDEMWNAAENELRSVLNELDVKYEEKIGEAAFYGPKMDIQIFTALGHEITVSTLQLDFLLPQRFDISYINKDGKDERPVMIHRGLVGTYERFVSILIEQTKGVLPFWLAPKQITVIPVNNESDLQYAHEVNDYLFDQGFRSKIDSRNERLNKKIREAQMSKSKIQVILGQEERENRQVSYRKYGEQETHKMDLDSFVIMLHQLKSSKN; encoded by the coding sequence ATTAAAGCAAATAAACATTTAAACCATACAACAAGTCACTTATTAGGTGCAGCTGTTTCTCGTCTTTATCCTGGTGTGAAATTAGGGTTTGGACCAGCTACTGAGGAAGGGTTTTACTACGATTTTGAATTTGTAGAACCACTTAGTGATACAGAACTACCTAAAATCGAAAAAGAAATGAAGCGTCTTGCTTCTCGAAACTTAGTAATGAAAAAAGTTTCAATTGATCAATATGATTTTGAAAACAAACCTTACAAAAAAGAACTTTACGATGAATTAGTTGCCAAAGGTGAAACCATAACATTTTATGCATTAGTTGATCCGCTTAGCAACGAAACTATTTTCGTTGACCTTTGTGCTGGTGGGCATGTTGAAGATACTAAGCATATTAAAAACTTCAAATTGCTCAATTTAGCCGGAGCGTACTGAAGAGGAAACTCTGATAATATTCAACTAACAAGAATTTACGGAACTAGTTGAGAAAGCAAAGAAGAACTTGCTTCATACTTAGAAATTTTAAAAGATCGTAAAGAGAGAGATCACCGTAAAATCGGTAAAGAAATGAAACTCTTTACATTTAATAAATTAGGTGGACAAGGTTTTCCATTTTGACTTGAAGATGGAATGTATATCCATAATGAAATTCGCAATTTAGTTCTCAAAATGGATCGTAAATATGGATTTACCGAAGTTTTAACTCCACACTTTGGAGAAGAAGAACTTTATAAAATTTCTGGTCACTTAGCTCACTATAAAGACGATATGTTTAAACCAATTTTAGTCGAAAACGAAAGATTAATTCCTCGTCCAATGACTTGTCCACATCACATCATTTGTTATAATACAGAAAAAAGATCATACCGTGATTTACCAATTCGTTATAGCGAACAATCTCAACTTTATCGTTATGAAAAATCAGGTGCTTTAACAGGCCTTGAAAGAGTTAGAGGTATGCTTCTAACAGAAGGTCACTTATTTGTTCGTAAAGATCAAATTGCACAAGAATTTAAGCACATGTATAATCAAGTAAAAGAAACATTAGAAGCTTTCAAAATCGAAATTAGTTATGTTTCTTTAAGTTTAAGAGATCCTGAAGATAAAGAAAAATACTATGAAGATGACGAAATGTGAAATGCAGCCGAAAATGAACTTAGAAGTGTTTTAAATGAATTAGATGTTAAATACGAGGAAAAAATCGGAGAAGCTGCTTTTTATGGTCCAAAAATGGATATTCAAATTTTTACAGCACTTGGACACGAAATTACTGTTTCGACTCTTCAATTAGATTTCTTATTACCACAAAGATTTGACATTAGTTATATCAATAAAGACGGAAAAGATGAGCGTCCTGTTATGATCCACCGTGGTTTAGTTGGTACTTACGAAAGATTTGTTTCAATTTTAATTGAACAAACCAAAGGTGTTTTACCATTTTGACTAGCACCAAAGCAAATCACAGTAATTCCTGTTAACAACGAATCTGATTTACAGTATGCCCACGAAGTTAATGATTATTTATTTGATCAAGGTTTCCGTTCAAAAATTGATTCTCGTAACGAAAGACTTAATAAAAAAATTCGTGAAGCACAAATGTCTAAATCAAAAATTCAAGTAATTTTAGGTCAAGAAGAAAGAGAAAATCGTCAAGTATCTTATCGTAAATATGGTGAACAAGAAACTCATAAAATGGACCTTGATAGTTTTGTAATTATGCTTCACCAACTTAAAAGTTCAAAAAACTAA